In Carassius carassius chromosome 2, fCarCar2.1, whole genome shotgun sequence, the DNA window GGCTTTGTAGAAGTAAGTGTGGGCTGAAAAAAGTGTGGAAAGAATTGATTCAGAATAAGTGTTTCTACATTTCTAAATCAAACAGATAATTTGGGCCCTGATTGGTAAATACAGTACTCCAGCCGTATATTTACagctcaaaagtttgaggttagaatgatttttattatttttttttttaaagaaattaacacttttatttagcaaggatgcatttaaaatGCTCAAAAGCAAGAttacagacatttaaaatgttataaaaaaattaatatttcaaataaatgctgttcttgtcaagtttatggaattatatttgcttaaaaaaaattacgtaactttataaaactgaatgtaactttttcagaaactaaaaatattacgccattacaaaagaagaaaagcacaatgaaattgaaaaaaactaattcgcacaaatttaacaggctcttcgaatatgcttcattctttgttaatgtttttcaaagattcgttttcgctaatcgtggattctgaatgcattgccacagatttcgcatacggttcgcagtttttcgtttggtgttttgacacaaacctcttgtgggggcgggcttaacagttatctactctgattggatagtgagcttttgatggacaggtgctctctgactgggaagtacagacgtcactcagtggcacgcatattggaaagctctcgcggtggtTTGTATGCAATATGTCGTGCTTTGTATaactacatatataaataatatttgaccttctcagtctgtaaagatgagctctcaggagacacggagcggcatcaTATTCCTCCTCcacttgtccttcaaggcagcttgatgtaagcttgtgttactgaagtaaccaataacattgATGCAAGTTTTATTCATGTTACAGTGGGCAACAGTTCATTGcggggttattattgtcattcagtaacacaagcttacttcaagctgccttgtaGGACAAGAGCCCATCtttctttacagactgagacgatcgaaggtcaaatattatttacatattaagtaATACAGAACACGACTTATTGCATACAAATCCCCTCAAAGTATTCTTATCTGGTATAATGCCAACATTTTGTATAGAAATAAGTCTAAACAATTGGTTTAGTAATGGGTTGTTATTAGTGAGTCAGTTATTTAATAATGATGGGACTTTGTTTACATTACAGACTTTATCTCAAGATACAAAATACCTATTACATTAAAAGAATTCAAGGTGCTTACTAGGGCCATTCCTGCAGGTGTACATATGTTGTTCAAAAGCAGTGTACAAACATCCACACTTTCTGTCTGTCCTCCTAGACCTGAACCTTTGTCAGCTCTGTTTCTCGGGTTTAAAGCCTAACAACTATAAAATTAGATCCTTGCTTTTACAAGAGAATATTTCTACACCTTAAGTTATTTTCTACTGGAAcaatatctttaataatgtaagttGGACTAAAGTTTGGTCATTACCTTAAAAATTCTTCCTTACAAATAAGATTAAGGaaatatcatataaattaatTCACAGTTTATCCAACCAAAGAATTCCTACAGAACATTTAAAATTGATACTGATTTAAAATGCTCTTTTTGTGGAAGATTCCACTGAAACAATTTCTCATTTGTTTTGGTCATGTCAATATACCCAGCGTTTTTGGGATAATGTGGAGGTTTTTATTGCTGATAATATCTTAAAAAATTTTTCATTATCTTATAAACGTGATTTTGGGTTATTATATCAAGGCTCACTCTTTAAAGGATGttggttttattacaaaatttattttatttttatgtaaatttcacattcataaatgcaagtttacaaaaGGCAAACCTCTTTTTATGGTGCTCGAAAAAGAGATTAAAATGTATGTAGATGTGTTATCAAATTCTAAAAATAGTAAagcaattaaaacaattaatatatGCTCCTCctttaacatttttacataataataaaacaataataataataataaataatggtgCTGACCTGCAAAGTATATTTTTCTGCATTAAAACTGATTAGTAATATCCTATGGAAACTGAATTGTATGTATAACACACATTTGTCTGTAAAAATATGCTTATGTAccctctcttgtttttttttttttactgttccttTTTTTGTTGAGGCATGTGAAATGTGTTGTTATATAGTGAGATATGGCACTGTACATGCTACTTGTTgacaataaagcattaaaaaaaaacaaagaaaaaaataactattGCATACAAACCACCGTGaaagctttccaatatgcgcgccactgagttACGTCTATACTTcccagtcagagagcacctgtccatccaaagctcactatccaatcagagtagatcactgttaaggaCGCCCCCGTGAGAAtgttgtgtcaaaacaccaaacaaaaaacTGCGAAGCCTAcgcaaaatctgtggcaatgcattcagaatccacgattagcgaaaacgaatctttgaaaaacattaacaaagaatgaagcatattcgAAGatcctgttaaatttgtgcgaccgagtttatttttttttcattttcattgtgtttttcttcttttgacatatttttgatagtttctgaaaaagttacgttcagttttatagttACGTTCATTTTTTTTGGAGCAAATATAATTCCATACaagtttatattcatcaaagaattctgaaaaaatctatcagtttcctcaaaaatattaagcagcacaagtgttttcaacatgATTCCTGAGTGCcacatcaacatattagaatgatttctgaggaatCACGTTAATCAGTCAAaatttgtgacactgaagactggagtaatgattgctGAAAAATCAGTTTCAGTATTAAAAATGACTAttcactgatgtttttttggtGTTAAACAGGACAGTGAAcccaaaggaaaaaacaaaaaacatgtgcTCCTGTACCTCTATCTTCACTCATGAAGGTCCCTTTGATATAATCTGGTACTCCTTGCCATAAACTGATTGGTTTGGGGTAATCTGGATCCACAGATCTGCTTTTCTCATTGAACCGGTAATAtctgagaaaacaaaaaataccATGAATGACAAATGATGACAATAACCGAAAGGGAGAagttaacaagaaaaaaaaagagaagaagaagCATTTTTCACCATATGACACAAAACCACTGGATTAACCAGACGCTAATAAGACATGATGAGTAACAGTGGAAACATACTTGGTTCCTCTGAAGATGTAGGTGTTGCCGGTGGCTGTGTAGAAAACAGCGGCGTCCAGCTTGTCTCTTGGTAGGCCTGTGCCAAGCTCCTTAAATGTTTTTGGATAACCTTCCTCCATGTTGGTGTCTTTGAAAACCCAGTACTTATCCCCTAGAGAGACGACAGACAAACAAGCATTATTACACAATTCACATATTAAAACCAGAGATGCAATGTGAGGTCTAAACTATAGTAGATTGGACGCACctttgaaaaaaacaaactttCCATCAGATCGTTCGTAAGCTGCGTTGATAGAGTGAGGCAGCCCCCTCCAGAAGTCTTCAATGGGCGTGGGATAGCCCTGCAGAAGTTTACCATCACGTATTCTCCAGAGCCACTTTCCCTGTGGAGTAGAGAgggtttaaatattaaaaacacactaaatatatgcatacacacacaactGCTTTGCATGCAGTTGTACCTTGAAGACTAACATCTCTCCCCTGAAAAAAGTGATGgtgtcgaagtgtccctcacatATGTCAGGGCCAAACGAAGGCCGGTCTGGTCTGCGAGTCGGGGGCCGGGGTGCTGGGGGTTGGGGCACCTCACTGGAGCCAGTACCTGTCAGAAAACACACAGGTGAGCATCAGGGTTATtagagttaactaaaactaaaatcacaaAGAAATAATTACTGATAGATCTTTAAAAACAGATATCaacacatatttttattttatgcatttgtaataTCACTGTTTAAATGTCTTCACAAAAAACTTTACTGTAAATGCTTCAGATCTGTAATTTCTTTCTTAATAATATGTTTTCAATCATTTTTTCAATTTGAATTTATCTTatcttatatataatttttttatgatagCTAGTCTTTTGAATTAATTTATACACATTTTTCCAAAATGACTTGGCTTATAAAATgaacataataataaatgaatgaaactaaatgcattaatgtaattgCAAACTGATTACCATATATTTGCTGGATCCCCTGTCTGTCATCTTCAGGCAGCACAAAGTTGTCAGTGTCCATCCACTGGTAAAACGGAGCCATGATAGCAGAGGGATCGTTTGAGTGCTCCAAACCAAGAGCATGACCTAATTCATGTACTGTCACCAAGAAGACATCATTACCTGAAATAGAGGCAGATGATGACAcactaataatataaatatcacAGAAATTGCATTCTGAATTTATACGTCACATCTGTAGTTTCCTCAGTGGCACATTTCCACATTCTCTTATTCTCTGCTCACCTCCCTGGTCAACGTTGCCTGTTGTCCAAGGCTCTGCTGCATCAAAATGGGTGTCACCTCCGATACCGGGACCAGGGAAATATGCGTGGGCCAGGAAACCTCCCTCGCCATCAAATGGGGAGCTGTCTGCGTGATAGCCTTCCGCGAAGAAAAGCATGATATCTGCAAACTTATCCACTTTGCCACTGATTCGACTGTATGAGATTTCTCTGAACTTGAGTGGCGTCACGGCTTCCCAGACCTTAAAGGCCTTCCTGATGGCCTCATGTGTGGCATGTTCGCCCACTTTAGGAGTGTAGTTCTGGATACTGACAAAAGAACACATTTGTGCGGATTTGCTAGATGTGAATCTTTTAGGAAGGAAATTaagaaactgttttttttaaatatgttgttgCTTGGTAACTTGTTCCATTCCATCTGTACTTCTCTTCTAAAGAAGTTCATCATTATTTACGTGTTCTGAGTCTTTAAATTTGGATTGGAATGCAATGTGTAAATTGTGGCAATCCAGCTAAAATGTATCCGGATAAAAAGTGTTAATGACAGATGTATAGAGGGCCCCAGTTTATATACACAAATGATTGTTAATGTTAGTTTGTCAATTAGAGTTCCATACCTGAAAGTGATTTCTCTTTTGTCCCATTTTAGGCCCTGGATGGCATAGCGCTTCTTTCGTAGGTTGCTCTTCATTTCAGAGCCAAACTGATCTGGAACTCCGCATCTTGGCCGCTTCATGGCTCTGACAACATCATGTTTATGCAAGACATGAAGTCATTCAATAGCATGTGTCTGAGTCACATAAgaaaactgttgcaaatcagATGTTTCTGTGTTAGTccaccccaaaaatgaaacttctgtcaatttttatttacatctaaacagtgataaacacacatacatacacatttgGTAAACCTGGAAACTTAGTGAGGAACAGTGAGGTCAGTTCTAGTGTGTGACGCACACACAGGCTTCTGCATTTTACCAAATGGGATGTATGTGGTTTTTATTGGAACAAaatcctaaattaaatctgttcatcataacAAGCTATCATATAGACCTTAGATTAAACCTTTTGATTCATATAGATTCATTTTACGATGCCTTTATAACCTTTTTGGATCTTTTAAGTTTTGTTTACCTGGATTTTCAATTGAGGGTCAGAAACCCCtcaggtttcataaaaaatatcttaattcagAAAATTATTAAGGTAGTTAGTGCACATAACCTTAAAATGATTACAATTAACAAATCAGAGGTGTACGAGACTGGGCTAGACTTACGAGAGAGTAGCTGGATCCATAGTCCCGGTGACAGTGAGGCCATAAAACT includes these proteins:
- the LOC132103625 gene encoding matrix metalloproteinase-14-like, which gives rise to MKLQSLPRLLPLALASVFLVQSGTSDKEVTPEAWLQQYGYLPTGDVHAQAIRSPESMTTAISAMQKFYGLTVTGTMDPATLSAMKRPRCGVPDQFGSEMKSNLRKKRYAIQGLKWDKREITFSIQNYTPKVGEHATHEAIRKAFKVWEAVTPLKFREISYSRISGKVDKFADIMLFFAEGYHADSSPFDGEGGFLAHAYFPGPGIGGDTHFDAAEPWTTGNVDQGGNDVFLVTVHELGHALGLEHSNDPSAIMAPFYQWMDTDNFVLPEDDRQGIQQIYGTGSSEVPQPPAPRPPTRRPDRPSFGPDICEGHFDTITFFRGEMLVFKGKWLWRIRDGKLLQGYPTPIEDFWRGLPHSINAAYERSDGKFVFFKGDKYWVFKDTNMEEGYPKTFKELGTGLPRDKLDAAVFYTATGNTYIFRGTKYYRFNEKSRSVDPDYPKPISLWQGVPDYIKGTFMSEDRAHTYFYKANKYWKFNNQQLKVEPGYPKSVLTDWMGCEEEEPKRRTGTDEEVIIIESEGGDMGKIVAIVVPLFLLACVFVTLGALLFFRRYGTPQRLLYCQRSLLDKV